A window of Pirellula sp. SH-Sr6A contains these coding sequences:
- a CDS encoding TMEM143 family protein, with translation MPRTWLPTVWIPKSWRSVKFKMPPEHWGREHYLPFTPNALVDSLLRDFPLSAPEQTPFRSLVEQIKRNISLAYHSHHEVLSDLYQRYDPDRDFSDRVLRGEGTGVEGEFPDTEWKLGSCGGLTDREASRELFSEIAASLGHANYRRLSPREIQNAIGVASHWGVRLHIRFSSFRKLEVYGRGDIVTRRSFRSWRHFFRLVDRDVPIYQRLVVVFRPREMQTFPEPLDPNRVHIRMFKNVPKADIDMMLPGTQIRLSWLDTGKIGIPTLWGIAMMTSKLAKSLWILALFSTLKLLSSFFLVVAVLVATLFYGIKSIFSYTTTKRRYQLNITRSLYYQNLDNNLGALLRIEEEAEQQEICEAILGCFVLFRSSQPMTLEEIDRQAEAILMRLTGVDIDFDVRDSMRDLAKCGVVAIQETGWQLVSPVGECGI, from the coding sequence ATGCCGAGAACTTGGTTGCCAACTGTATGGATACCCAAGAGTTGGAGGTCGGTGAAATTCAAAATGCCACCCGAGCATTGGGGGCGGGAGCATTATCTTCCTTTCACACCCAATGCGCTCGTCGATTCCCTTTTGAGAGACTTTCCGCTCTCCGCTCCTGAGCAGACTCCATTTCGCTCATTGGTCGAGCAGATCAAGAGAAACATCAGCCTCGCGTATCACTCCCATCACGAGGTGTTATCGGATCTCTATCAACGCTACGATCCGGATCGCGATTTCTCCGACCGGGTATTGCGAGGGGAGGGGACAGGAGTCGAGGGAGAATTTCCTGATACCGAATGGAAATTGGGATCTTGTGGAGGGCTGACTGACCGGGAGGCTTCGCGCGAGTTGTTTTCCGAAATAGCGGCTTCGCTGGGACATGCCAATTACCGACGACTTTCGCCGCGTGAGATTCAGAATGCTATTGGGGTAGCCAGTCATTGGGGCGTTCGGCTTCATATCCGATTCTCTTCCTTCCGCAAGTTGGAGGTGTACGGGCGGGGAGATATTGTCACGCGAAGATCGTTTCGAAGTTGGAGACATTTCTTCCGACTGGTCGATCGAGACGTACCCATTTATCAACGATTGGTTGTCGTCTTTCGTCCAAGGGAGATGCAGACCTTTCCAGAACCGCTCGATCCCAATCGGGTGCACATTCGAATGTTTAAAAACGTTCCCAAGGCGGATATCGACATGATGCTTCCTGGAACGCAGATTCGATTGAGTTGGCTAGACACGGGCAAGATTGGTATCCCAACCTTGTGGGGGATTGCAATGATGACTAGCAAGCTCGCTAAGAGCCTTTGGATCCTGGCGTTGTTTAGCACGCTCAAGCTGCTGTCCTCCTTTTTTCTGGTAGTCGCCGTCTTGGTGGCGACTTTGTTCTACGGCATCAAGTCGATCTTTTCGTACACGACCACCAAACGTCGGTATCAGCTGAATATCACCAGAAGTCTTTATTACCAAAACTTGGACAACAATCTGGGGGCTTTGCTTCGAATTGAGGAGGAAGCCGAGCAGCAAGAGATTTGCGAGGCCATTCTGGGATGCTTCGTTCTGTTCCGTAGCTCTCAGCCCATGACGCTGGAGGAAATCGATCGGCAGGCAGAAGCGATTTTAATGCGGCTGACGGGGGTCGATATCGATTTCGATGTAAGAGATAGCATGCGCGATTTAGCGAAGTGCGGTGTTGTTGCGATTCAGGAAACCGGCTGGCAACTTGTCTCTCCTGTGGGTGAGTGCGGTATCTAG
- a CDS encoding PH domain-containing protein produces MSSPEETTPAQRFAKAAPAYDPSKDVEEKLWSGGYSPRAMIGAWIGCLVASGLLIATAIFLPSVMEQVDRRVIWGIALVGIVAIWGYAALTYLYRRFSVHYELTSQRFIHKHGLLVRTTDRIELIDIDDVAYSQGIVERMLNVGAIKILSTDLSHASLRMIGIEEVGRVAGLIDDARRKERRKRALHIETT; encoded by the coding sequence ATGAGCTCTCCGGAAGAAACCACCCCTGCACAGAGATTTGCGAAAGCAGCGCCGGCTTATGACCCCAGCAAGGACGTTGAGGAAAAGCTATGGTCGGGCGGGTACTCTCCGCGCGCGATGATTGGAGCGTGGATTGGATGTTTGGTTGCTTCCGGACTGTTGATTGCGACTGCCATCTTTTTGCCGAGTGTCATGGAGCAAGTGGATCGACGAGTCATTTGGGGGATCGCGTTGGTGGGGATCGTCGCGATTTGGGGTTATGCAGCTCTCACCTATCTTTACAGGCGGTTTAGTGTTCACTACGAATTGACCAGTCAGCGTTTCATCCACAAGCATGGTTTGCTGGTGCGAACCACCGATCGCATTGAACTGATCGACATCGACGACGTCGCGTATAGCCAAGGAATCGTGGAGAGAATGCTAAACGTCGGGGCGATCAAGATTCTAAGCACCGACCTATCCCACGCCTCGTTGCGGATGATTGGAATCGAGGAAGTGGGACGGGTCGCTGGCTTGATCGACGACGCACGTCGAAAGGAACGAAGGAAGCGAGCGCTTCACATCGAGACGACTTAA